In Thermus islandicus DSM 21543, one genomic interval encodes:
- a CDS encoding Uma2 family endonuclease, whose translation MTRHKVSLEEFHRMVEAGVFPEDLRLELVEGDLVERSPIGPKHAAIVRRLTTRFAPLAARGEALLSVQNPLVVGSSELYPDLALLRPDPEGYASRHPEGKDALLVVEVADTSLRYDLGVKLPLYAQAGVPEVWVVDLLGQRVLLHRKPEGEGYREGKTLGPGARLAFLGAEIPTEELL comes from the coding sequence GTGACCCGCCACAAGGTCTCCCTGGAGGAGTTCCACCGCATGGTGGAGGCCGGGGTCTTCCCGGAGGACTTGAGGCTAGAGCTCGTGGAAGGAGACCTGGTAGAGAGGAGCCCTATAGGCCCTAAACACGCCGCCATCGTGCGGCGGCTCACCACCCGGTTCGCCCCCCTGGCCGCCCGAGGGGAGGCCCTGCTTTCCGTACAGAACCCCCTCGTGGTCGGGTCGTCCGAGCTCTACCCTGACCTCGCCCTCTTGAGGCCCGACCCGGAGGGCTACGCCTCCCGGCACCCCGAAGGCAAGGACGCCCTCCTGGTGGTGGAGGTGGCGGACACCTCCCTCCGCTATGACCTAGGGGTGAAGCTCCCCCTCTACGCCCAGGCGGGGGTGCCCGAGGTCTGGGTGGTGGACCTCCTGGGCCAGAGGGTCCTCCTCCACCGGAAGCCCGAGGGGGAGGGCTACCGCGAGGGGAAAACCCTTGGCCCCGGGGCCAGGCTCGCCTTCCTGGGGGCGGAGATTCCCACGGAGGAGCTGCTATGA
- a CDS encoding Uma2 family endonuclease, whose amino-acid sequence MIRHRFSAEDFHRMAEAGILGEDHRVELIREEVVELSVQNPLVLFPGTEVSPDLALLKLSRTRHRDRLPEAKDALLVVEVADTSLRYDLEVKLPLYAQAGISEVFGVDLVREKVHVFRKPQGGELSVLGLKGPVKEVLP is encoded by the coding sequence ATGATCCGGCACCGCTTCAGCGCCGAGGACTTCCACCGCATGGCCGAGGCGGGAATCCTGGGGGAGGACCACCGGGTGGAACTCATCCGGGAAGAGGTGGTGGAGCTCTCGGTGCAAAACCCCCTCGTGCTTTTCCCGGGCACCGAGGTCTCTCCCGACCTCGCCCTCCTTAAGCTCTCGAGGACCCGGCACCGCGACCGCCTGCCCGAGGCCAAGGACGCCCTCCTGGTGGTGGAGGTGGCGGACACCTCCCTCCGCTATGACCTAGAGGTGAAGCTCCCCCTCTACGCCCAAGCCGGGATATCGGAGGTCTTTGGGGTGGACCTGGTGCGGGAGAAGGTACACGTCTTCCGCAAGCCCCAAGGGGGAGAGCTTTCGGTCCTCGGGCTGAAGGGGCCGGTGAAGGAGGTCCTGCCGTGA
- the leuB gene encoding 3-isopropylmalate dehydrogenase: MKLAVLPGDGIGPEVTGAALKVLEALDKAEGLGLAYEVFPFGGAAIDQFGEPFPEATRRGVEAAEAVLLGSVGGPKWDGLPRRIRPETGLLALRKSQDLFANLRPAKVFPGLERLSPLKEEVARGVDVLIVRELTGGIYFGEPRGMSEAEAWNTERYSKPEVERVARVAFEAARKRRKHVVSVDKGNVLEVGEFWRKTVEEVGRGYPDVALEHQYVDAMAMHLVRSPARFDVVVTGNLFGDILSDLASVLPGSLGLLPSASLGRGTPVFEPVHGSAPDIAGKGIANPTAAILSAAMMLEHAFGLVELARKVEDAVAKALLEAPPPDLGGSAGTEAFTATVLRHLA, from the coding sequence ATGAAGCTGGCGGTCCTGCCCGGGGACGGGATCGGCCCCGAGGTCACGGGGGCGGCCCTAAAGGTCCTCGAGGCCTTGGACAAGGCGGAGGGGCTCGGCCTCGCCTACGAGGTCTTCCCCTTCGGAGGGGCGGCCATTGACCAATTCGGCGAGCCCTTTCCCGAGGCCACGCGAAGGGGGGTGGAAGCGGCGGAGGCGGTGCTTTTGGGAAGCGTGGGGGGGCCCAAGTGGGACGGGCTTCCCCGGAGGATCCGCCCCGAAACGGGGCTCCTCGCCTTGAGGAAAAGCCAGGACCTCTTCGCCAACCTCCGGCCCGCCAAGGTCTTTCCTGGCCTGGAAAGGCTTTCCCCCCTCAAAGAGGAGGTGGCCCGGGGGGTGGACGTCCTCATCGTCCGGGAGCTCACCGGGGGAATCTACTTCGGCGAGCCCCGGGGGATGTCGGAGGCCGAGGCCTGGAACACCGAGCGCTACAGCAAGCCCGAGGTGGAGCGGGTGGCCCGGGTGGCCTTTGAGGCGGCAAGGAAGCGCAGAAAGCACGTGGTGAGCGTGGACAAGGGGAACGTGCTGGAGGTGGGGGAGTTCTGGCGCAAGACGGTGGAGGAGGTAGGGCGGGGCTACCCCGACGTCGCCCTGGAGCACCAGTACGTGGACGCCATGGCCATGCACCTGGTCCGCTCTCCCGCCCGGTTTGACGTGGTGGTTACGGGGAACCTCTTCGGGGACATCCTCTCGGACCTGGCAAGCGTCCTCCCGGGCTCCCTAGGCCTCCTCCCCTCGGCCTCCTTAGGCCGGGGCACCCCGGTCTTTGAGCCCGTGCACGGCTCCGCCCCCGATATCGCCGGAAAAGGCATCGCCAACCCTACGGCGGCCATCCTTTCGGCGGCCATGATGCTGGAGCACGCCTTTGGCCTGGTGGAGCTCGCCCGCAAGGTAGAAGACGCCGTGGCCAAGGCCCTGCTGGAGGCCCCACCCCCCGACCTCGGGGGGAGCGCGGGCACGGAGGCCTTCACGGCCACGGTCCTCCGCCACCTCGCCTAA
- the leuD gene encoding 3-isopropylmalate dehydratase small subunit: MLEKFTVIRGRAVPLRGEDIDTDRIIPARFMKSLTFEGLGQYLFYDERFDEKGNPKPHPLNDPRYQGATILVVESGFGSGSSREHAPQAIKRAGFRAIIGESFAEIFFGNATAIGLPCVSLAPEDLGVLFRKVEENPALEVEIDLVNKEVRFGERVAPLFLREEAREALVEGLWDPIGELLEAGELLDAFDRKLPYPRRAE; the protein is encoded by the coding sequence ATGCTGGAAAAGTTCACCGTGATCCGGGGAAGGGCCGTGCCCTTGCGGGGCGAGGACATAGACACCGACCGCATCATCCCCGCCCGCTTCATGAAGTCCCTGACCTTTGAGGGGCTGGGCCAGTACCTTTTCTACGACGAGCGCTTTGACGAGAAGGGCAACCCCAAGCCCCACCCCTTAAACGACCCCCGCTACCAAGGGGCCACGATCCTTGTGGTGGAGTCGGGCTTTGGCTCTGGCTCTAGCCGCGAGCACGCCCCCCAGGCCATCAAGCGGGCAGGCTTCAGGGCCATCATCGGGGAAAGCTTCGCCGAGATCTTCTTCGGGAACGCCACCGCCATCGGCCTCCCCTGCGTGAGCCTGGCCCCTGAGGACCTCGGGGTCCTCTTCCGAAAGGTGGAGGAAAACCCCGCGCTGGAGGTGGAGATTGACCTGGTGAACAAAGAGGTGCGCTTTGGGGAGCGGGTAGCCCCCCTCTTCCTGCGGGAGGAGGCCCGGGAGGCCCTGGTGGAGGGGCTTTGGGACCCCATCGGAGAGCTTTTAGAGGCCGGGGAGCTTTTGGACGCCTTTGACCGCAAGCTCCCCTACCCCAGGAGGGCGGAATGA
- the leuC gene encoding 3-isopropylmalate dehydratase large subunit — MGKTLYEKVWEAHEVRKLRNGQSQLFIDLHLLHEVTSPQAFGMLRDLGLRVRYPHRTFATVDHIVPTHDRTEPFQDPLAQSMLEALRKNTREHGIPFFDLGSGNQGIVHVIGPQLGLTQPGMTIACGDSHTSTHGAFGAVAFGIGTSQVRDVLATQTLAAKRLKVRRIQVEGRLAPGVYAKDVILHIIRHLGVKGGLGYAYEYGGSTVEAMDMESRMTLCNMSIEGGARVGYVNPDATTFQYLEGRPYAPKGAEWEEAKKRWLAFRSDPDASYDDVVTFLAEEIAPTVTWGITPGQAIPIDGRIPLLEELPEEERPVAEEALAYMGFRPGQPIKGVPVQVAFIGSCTNARLSDLREVARYLKGHKVKKGVRALVVPGSEWVAKKAEEEGIAEVFQEAGFAWRMPGCSMCLAMNPDRLEGDELCASSSNRNYKGRMGSPRGRTVLMSPLMVAAAAVAGEIADAREVFGIGR, encoded by the coding sequence ATGGGAAAGACGCTTTACGAAAAAGTCTGGGAAGCCCACGAGGTGAGGAAGCTCCGGAACGGCCAAAGCCAGCTCTTCATAGACCTCCACCTCCTCCACGAGGTGACGAGCCCCCAGGCCTTCGGGATGCTCCGGGATCTCGGCCTTCGGGTACGCTATCCCCACCGCACCTTCGCCACCGTGGACCACATCGTCCCCACCCACGACCGCACCGAGCCCTTCCAGGACCCCCTGGCCCAGAGCATGCTGGAAGCTCTCCGGAAGAACACCCGGGAGCACGGCATCCCCTTCTTTGACCTGGGGAGCGGGAACCAGGGCATCGTCCACGTGATCGGGCCCCAGCTCGGCCTGACCCAGCCCGGGATGACCATCGCCTGCGGGGACTCCCACACCTCCACCCATGGGGCCTTCGGGGCCGTGGCCTTTGGCATCGGCACGAGCCAGGTCAGGGACGTGCTGGCCACCCAGACCCTGGCCGCAAAGAGGCTTAAGGTCCGGCGGATCCAAGTGGAGGGGAGGCTCGCCCCCGGGGTCTACGCCAAGGACGTCATCCTGCACATCATCCGCCACCTGGGGGTCAAGGGGGGGCTGGGCTACGCCTACGAGTACGGGGGAAGCACCGTGGAGGCCATGGACATGGAAAGCCGCATGACCCTCTGCAACATGTCCATTGAGGGGGGAGCCAGGGTGGGCTATGTGAACCCTGACGCCACCACCTTCCAGTACCTCGAGGGCCGCCCCTACGCCCCCAAGGGGGCGGAGTGGGAGGAGGCGAAGAAGCGGTGGCTCGCCTTCCGCTCCGACCCGGACGCCTCTTACGACGACGTGGTCACCTTTTTGGCGGAGGAGATCGCCCCCACGGTCACCTGGGGCATCACCCCGGGGCAGGCCATCCCCATAGACGGCCGGATCCCCCTCCTGGAGGAGCTTCCCGAGGAGGAGCGCCCCGTGGCCGAGGAGGCTCTCGCCTACATGGGCTTCCGGCCCGGCCAGCCCATCAAGGGGGTGCCCGTCCAGGTGGCCTTCATCGGCAGCTGCACCAACGCCAGGCTTTCCGACCTAAGGGAGGTGGCCCGCTACCTCAAGGGGCACAAGGTGAAGAAGGGGGTGCGGGCCCTGGTGGTGCCGGGGTCGGAGTGGGTGGCGAAAAAGGCCGAGGAGGAGGGGATCGCCGAGGTCTTCCAGGAGGCGGGGTTTGCCTGGCGGATGCCGGGCTGCTCCATGTGCCTCGCCATGAACCCAGACCGCCTCGAGGGGGATGAGCTTTGCGCCAGCAGCTCCAACCGGAACTACAAGGGGCGCATGGGCAGCCCCAGGGGCCGCACCGTGCTCATGAGCCCCCTGATGGTGGCAGCGGCGGCTGTGGCGGGCGAGATCGCCGACGCGCGGGAAGTCTTTGGGATCGGGAGGTAA
- a CDS encoding DUF503 domain-containing protein, translated as MKAYIGLYTARVETGARSLKEKRALIKPALERVKARFPVSAARLYGLDAWGYEVVGFSVLGNDPAWVEETLRAAARFLAQNGSFRVALEEFRLEAFELDGLL; from the coding sequence ATGAAAGCCTACATCGGCCTCTATACCGCGAGGGTGGAAACGGGGGCCCGGAGCCTCAAGGAGAAGCGGGCCCTCATCAAGCCCGCCCTGGAAAGGGTCAAGGCCCGCTTCCCCGTCTCCGCCGCAAGGCTTTACGGCCTGGACGCCTGGGGCTACGAGGTGGTGGGCTTTAGCGTTTTAGGCAACGACCCTGCCTGGGTGGAGGAGACCCTTAGGGCCGCGGCCCGCTTCCTGGCCCAAAACGGGAGCTTCCGGGTGGCCCTCGAGGAGTTCCGCCTCGAGGCCTTTGAGCTGGACGGCCTCCTCTAG
- a CDS encoding thiolase family protein yields MKEVYIVSAARTPIGKFGGALKEVSPVELGAHAMRAALERAGVEGKALDLYVFGNVLRAGHGQLLPRQAALKAGIPKEVDGYQVDMVCASGMMAVLNAFQFLRTGEAHLVLAGGMESMSQAGFYLSHRARWGYKFLMGAPEGLADILLRDGLSDPFTGEAMGEQAERLAQDHRVGREEVDEAAYLSHKRAWEATEGGLFAWEIAPLELPGKKGPVVVERDEGIRPETTPESLAALRPAFKKDGILTAGNASQISDGAAALLLASEEAVRAHGLRPIAKVLGGAWAAGEPWRFPEAPIPAAKRLLDRLGLRVSDFGLFENNEAFALNNVLFHRLLGVPYERLNVFGGAVALGHPIGASGARILVTLLNALRVKEEERGLAAICHGTGGSVAVAVERV; encoded by the coding sequence ATGAAGGAGGTCTACATCGTTTCCGCGGCCAGGACCCCCATCGGCAAGTTCGGGGGGGCCCTGAAGGAGGTAAGCCCGGTGGAGCTCGGGGCCCACGCCATGCGGGCGGCCCTGGAGCGGGCCGGGGTGGAGGGGAAAGCCCTGGACCTCTACGTCTTCGGGAACGTACTTAGGGCCGGGCACGGGCAGCTTCTGCCCAGGCAGGCCGCCCTCAAGGCAGGCATCCCCAAGGAGGTGGACGGGTACCAGGTGGACATGGTCTGCGCCTCGGGGATGATGGCGGTCTTAAACGCCTTCCAGTTCCTGCGCACGGGGGAGGCCCACCTGGTCCTCGCCGGGGGGATGGAGTCCATGAGCCAGGCGGGCTTCTACCTCTCCCACCGGGCAAGGTGGGGGTACAAGTTCCTCATGGGGGCGCCGGAAGGGCTAGCGGACATCCTCCTTCGGGATGGGCTCTCTGACCCCTTCACGGGAGAGGCCATGGGGGAGCAGGCGGAGCGCCTGGCCCAGGACCACCGGGTGGGCCGGGAGGAGGTGGACGAGGCCGCTTACCTCTCCCATAAGCGGGCCTGGGAGGCCACGGAGGGGGGCCTCTTCGCCTGGGAGATCGCCCCCCTGGAGCTCCCCGGGAAGAAGGGCCCGGTGGTGGTGGAAAGGGACGAGGGGATCCGCCCCGAGACCACCCCGGAGTCCCTCGCCGCCCTCAGGCCCGCCTTCAAGAAGGACGGGATCCTCACCGCAGGGAACGCCAGCCAGATCTCCGACGGGGCGGCGGCGCTTCTCCTCGCCTCGGAGGAGGCGGTGCGGGCCCACGGGCTTAGACCCATCGCCAAGGTATTGGGCGGGGCCTGGGCCGCCGGGGAGCCCTGGCGCTTCCCCGAGGCCCCCATCCCCGCGGCCAAGCGGCTTCTGGACCGGCTCGGCCTGCGGGTTTCGGACTTTGGCCTCTTTGAGAACAACGAGGCCTTCGCCCTCAATAACGTCCTTTTCCACCGCCTCCTGGGGGTGCCCTACGAGAGGCTCAACGTCTTCGGGGGGGCGGTGGCCCTAGGCCACCCCATTGGGGCAAGCGGGGCGAGGATCCTGGTCACCCTCCTCAACGCCCTAAGGGTGAAGGAAGAGGAGCGGGGCCTCGCCGCCATCTGCCACGGGACCGGGGGGTCGGTGGCGGTGGCGGTGGAGCGGGTCTAG
- a CDS encoding GspH/FimT family protein encodes MAKRGVTLLELLLVLGVLGVLLALGLSLFSPDRLALDQAARSLAAQVTRARLEAIRQNAFAGVHLFTEGAGGYAVFVDRDGDRGYDPGEEVQLVRLGQGEWARVRLDLEASRLGNLPLLFDPRGVPARPITATLALRAGEAVRKVVVSQQGRARVE; translated from the coding sequence ATGGCCAAGCGGGGCGTTACCCTCCTGGAGCTCCTCCTGGTCCTGGGCGTCCTCGGGGTGCTCCTCGCCCTCGGCCTTTCCCTTTTCTCCCCTGATCGGCTGGCCCTGGATCAGGCAGCCCGTTCCCTCGCGGCCCAGGTGACCCGGGCAAGGCTCGAGGCCATCCGCCAGAACGCCTTCGCCGGGGTCCACCTCTTCACCGAGGGAGCGGGGGGCTACGCCGTCTTCGTGGACCGGGACGGGGACCGGGGCTATGACCCGGGGGAAGAGGTGCAGCTCGTCCGCCTCGGCCAGGGGGAGTGGGCCCGGGTGCGCCTGGACCTGGAGGCAAGCCGCCTCGGCAACCTCCCCCTCCTCTTTGACCCCCGGGGCGTGCCCGCCCGGCCCATTACCGCTACCCTTGCCTTGAGGGCCGGCGAGGCGGTACGGAAGGTGGTGGTCAGCCAGCAGGGCCGGGCCCGGGTGGAGTGA
- a CDS encoding GspH/FimT family pseudopilin translates to MRKPQGLSLIELLIVIAVLGILLALGTGYLRSDRLAVNQAAQSLAAQVTRARLEAIRRNEFVGVQFLTGGAGGYVVFADQNRNRTYDGADTAIQTVNFGQGDWAQVRLTALTGPAALVFDPRGIPQDFAGTAVTLGDRAGTYTKGVSISPQGRASLP, encoded by the coding sequence ATGAGGAAGCCTCAGGGCTTGAGCCTTATTGAGCTTTTGATCGTGATCGCCGTCCTGGGCATCCTCCTGGCCCTGGGCACGGGTTACCTGCGCTCGGACCGCCTCGCCGTGAACCAGGCGGCCCAGTCCCTCGCGGCCCAGGTGACCCGGGCAAGGCTCGAGGCCATCCGGCGGAACGAGTTCGTGGGGGTCCAGTTCCTCACCGGCGGGGCAGGGGGGTACGTGGTCTTCGCGGACCAGAACCGGAACCGCACCTACGACGGGGCGGATACCGCCATCCAGACGGTAAACTTCGGGCAGGGGGACTGGGCCCAGGTACGGCTTACCGCCCTAACCGGCCCGGCGGCCCTGGTCTTTGACCCCCGGGGCATCCCCCAGGACTTTGCGGGGACGGCCGTGACCCTCGGCGACCGCGCCGGAACCTACACCAAAGGGGTTTCCATAAGCCCCCAGGGGAGGGCGAGCCTGCCATGA
- a CDS encoding type IV pilus modification PilV family protein: MRKGLTLVEVLIALAVLGIAFGALLMSQVSNLRANAQARFATDAKAAAVQVLERLSAAVLKSEVVPATSPYKDAPLDPNNPFGNWRSFYFVDYYFSCPTRVNPSPKQRGGLQTNLRPGLACSGTETVGGIPVAWNLRGESGIQGEGVVTLVVTATHPRGPKVTMGRRVTCYDVYPSPTQDQPAPCPPPGGGRP, encoded by the coding sequence ATGAGAAAAGGCCTTACCCTTGTGGAGGTCCTCATCGCTTTAGCCGTCTTGGGCATAGCCTTCGGCGCCCTCCTCATGAGCCAGGTTTCCAACCTCAGGGCAAACGCCCAAGCCCGCTTCGCTACCGACGCCAAGGCGGCCGCCGTCCAGGTCCTGGAGAGGCTCTCGGCAGCGGTCCTGAAGAGCGAGGTGGTCCCTGCTACAAGCCCTTACAAGGATGCGCCCTTGGACCCGAATAACCCCTTCGGCAACTGGCGAAGCTTCTACTTCGTGGACTACTACTTCTCCTGCCCCACAAGGGTGAACCCTTCTCCCAAACAGCGTGGAGGGCTACAGACGAATCTGCGCCCTGGCCTCGCCTGCTCGGGCACGGAAACGGTTGGGGGCATTCCCGTGGCCTGGAACCTCCGGGGGGAAAGCGGCATCCAGGGTGAGGGCGTGGTGACCCTGGTGGTCACGGCCACCCATCCCCGGGGCCCCAAGGTCACCATGGGCCGCCGCGTTACCTGCTACGACGTTTATCCCTCCCCCACCCAGGACCAGCCCGCCCCCTGCCCCCCTCCGGGAGGTGGAAGGCCATGA
- a CDS encoding PilW family protein — MRKGFTLVEVLVAMAILVVVLALGVRYFASTGELARNTQARNELQDRVRMVMQLVTADLQMAGARYWNSGGQNRAFSLPLPPLSGSDAGAQDTLALYYVTSLRDQASACRRVDYGFDGDTLRRSDVNATPAAGSDCTAPSPNFQPLAEGILALDIQYQCSNGTTQNRPDCGLDAYPRSAKVTVAGYSLSPVTNPGPASLTTVTGQTLTCPPGRACYALTQEVLMPNLKPLPTP, encoded by the coding sequence ATGAGGAAGGGCTTCACCCTGGTGGAGGTCCTGGTGGCCATGGCCATCCTGGTGGTGGTCCTGGCCCTCGGGGTGCGTTACTTCGCCAGCACGGGCGAGCTGGCTCGGAATACCCAGGCGCGGAACGAGCTTCAGGACCGGGTGCGGATGGTGATGCAGCTGGTGACCGCCGATCTCCAGATGGCGGGGGCCCGCTACTGGAATAGCGGCGGCCAAAACCGCGCCTTCAGCCTACCCCTTCCTCCACTTTCGGGAAGCGATGCGGGCGCCCAGGACACCCTAGCCCTTTACTACGTCACGAGCCTCCGGGACCAGGCCTCTGCCTGCCGCCGGGTGGACTACGGGTTTGATGGGGATACGCTGCGCCGAAGCGACGTGAACGCCACGCCCGCCGCGGGAAGCGACTGCACCGCCCCTTCCCCTAACTTCCAGCCCCTGGCCGAGGGGATTCTTGCCCTGGACATCCAGTACCAGTGCAGCAACGGTACCACCCAAAACAGGCCGGACTGCGGCCTAGACGCCTATCCTCGCTCGGCCAAGGTCACGGTGGCGGGCTATTCTCTAAGCCCCGTGACCAACCCTGGGCCCGCCTCCCTCACCACCGTCACCGGCCAAACCCTCACCTGTCCTCCGGGCCGCGCCTGTTACGCCCTAACCCAGGAGGTCCTCATGCCTAACCTCAAGCCCCTGCCCACCCCCTAG
- a CDS encoding pilus assembly PilX N-terminal domain-containing protein, protein MNRKGIALVATLALMVVIALLVFGTFFTTQIELWTTRNDTTSVQAFYAAEAGLQKYKAVLFQQYVWREQRGQTGGGSGCFTSLVTGLDLERNGTLTPFTNNQLVLADGEAVTDAFGNPVGRYRVVLYKDAQDGQLFTLVSQGTSSSAKATVQATFRISNTGYLEQAIFAGTGQANKWLNGGATIRGGVYVVGSPSDPDQTVIDANGNFALYNRYDLNTYSGIADRVESPYRQVQDLCASLRVQYGKIAVGGSTQIGEPDNKVKGVFVGRGAQDITGQNVDVCQNNKGVCTEAMGGFDLSNPPPFPTLDTKMDSDACSAYPTWRACLRTKAALRIQRLGNVLSVASPPGITLSSDSCLQAMQSGTLTLDTQSVDCTFTRLDGSRGGFRYTYAGNNKSGQGLLEVFGDVVLEGVDVVLKKPTDYRVQSGSARSATLAVLQLGGNGGNLDINANFLPDATFGSFPGHALGLVVEKDLYQRGQYVMAPVYAGGTFRVVKDNVLFGSAIANQFCTTSAGSQTSCNAGQKAEVVYIRIPKENRPVLLPSLRGGKPVFQVLSYERR, encoded by the coding sequence GTGAACCGCAAAGGCATCGCCCTGGTCGCCACTTTGGCCCTCATGGTGGTTATCGCTCTCCTCGTCTTCGGAACCTTCTTCACTACTCAGATAGAGCTCTGGACCACCCGCAACGACACCACCTCGGTCCAGGCCTTCTACGCCGCCGAGGCCGGCCTCCAGAAGTACAAAGCGGTCCTCTTCCAGCAGTATGTCTGGCGGGAGCAGCGGGGTCAGACCGGGGGAGGCAGCGGCTGTTTTACCTCCCTCGTCACCGGCCTGGACCTGGAACGGAACGGTACCCTAACCCCCTTCACCAACAACCAGCTGGTTCTCGCCGACGGCGAGGCGGTGACGGACGCCTTCGGCAATCCCGTGGGTCGGTATCGGGTGGTCCTTTACAAAGACGCCCAAGACGGCCAGCTTTTCACCTTGGTCTCCCAGGGAACCTCCTCCAGTGCCAAGGCCACGGTCCAGGCCACCTTCCGCATCAGCAACACGGGCTATCTGGAGCAGGCCATCTTCGCCGGTACAGGCCAGGCCAATAAGTGGCTGAACGGCGGGGCCACCATCCGAGGTGGGGTCTACGTGGTGGGAAGTCCCAGCGACCCCGACCAAACCGTCATAGACGCAAACGGCAACTTCGCCCTGTATAACCGGTACGACCTGAATACCTACTCCGGGATCGCCGACCGGGTAGAATCCCCCTACCGGCAGGTCCAGGACCTCTGCGCGAGCCTCCGGGTGCAGTACGGCAAGATCGCCGTTGGGGGAAGCACCCAAATCGGCGAGCCCGACAACAAGGTGAAGGGGGTCTTTGTGGGCCGGGGGGCCCAGGACATCACCGGGCAGAACGTGGATGTCTGCCAGAACAACAAAGGGGTCTGCACCGAGGCCATGGGGGGGTTTGACCTCTCCAACCCGCCGCCCTTCCCGACCCTGGACACCAAGATGGACTCCGACGCCTGCAGCGCCTACCCCACCTGGCGGGCCTGCCTCCGGACCAAGGCCGCTCTACGAATTCAGCGCCTGGGGAACGTGCTCTCCGTGGCCAGCCCGCCTGGAATCACCTTGTCCTCTGATTCCTGCCTCCAGGCCATGCAGTCCGGCACCCTGACCTTGGATACCCAAAGCGTGGACTGCACCTTTACCCGCTTGGACGGAAGCCGGGGGGGGTTCAGGTACACCTATGCGGGGAACAACAAGAGCGGACAGGGGCTTCTGGAAGTATTCGGCGACGTGGTGCTGGAGGGGGTGGACGTGGTTCTGAAGAAACCCACGGACTACAGGGTCCAATCGGGGAGTGCCAGGAGCGCCACCCTGGCGGTGCTGCAGCTTGGCGGCAACGGCGGCAACCTGGATATCAACGCCAACTTCCTCCCCGATGCCACCTTTGGCTCTTTCCCCGGTCATGCCTTGGGCCTTGTGGTGGAGAAGGACCTCTACCAGCGCGGCCAGTACGTGATGGCTCCGGTGTACGCCGGGGGCACCTTCCGGGTGGTGAAGGACAACGTCCTTTTCGGTTCCGCCATCGCCAACCAGTTCTGCACCACCAGTGCCGGCAGCCAAACGAGCTGCAACGCCGGCCAAAAGGCCGAGGTGGTCTACATCCGCATCCCCAAGGAGAACCGCCCCGTGCTCCTGCCGAGCCTCCGGGGGGGAAAGCCGGTCTTCCAGGTGCTCTCCTATGAGCGCCGCTAG
- a CDS encoding type II secretion system protein: MRNAKGFTLIELLIVIAIIGILAAVLIPNLLNARRVAQIRAEQAYAQNVYKAANAYIAEQTDATGASVQAEVAKPCTTGYSAGSYDAGKAPSTITTCNVTFDPATQNVKVTWSGAAGSQTVGQ; the protein is encoded by the coding sequence ATGCGGAACGCAAAAGGCTTCACCCTGATTGAGCTCTTGATCGTCATCGCCATCATCGGCATCCTGGCGGCGGTGCTGATTCCAAACCTGCTTAACGCGCGTCGTGTGGCCCAGATTCGGGCGGAACAGGCTTACGCTCAAAACGTCTATAAGGCGGCGAACGCCTACATCGCTGAGCAGACAGACGCTACAGGGGCCAGCGTGCAGGCAGAGGTTGCGAAACCCTGTACAACAGGTTATTCTGCAGGTAGCTACGATGCAGGTAAGGCCCCTTCTACGATAACAACTTGCAACGTCACCTTTGATCCGGCCACCCAGAACGTAAAGGTTACTTGGAGCGGTGCCGCCGGCAGCCAAACCGTAGGCCAGTGA